A genomic window from Manduca sexta isolate Smith_Timp_Sample1 chromosome 5, JHU_Msex_v1.0, whole genome shotgun sequence includes:
- the LOC115448828 gene encoding LOW QUALITY PROTEIN: uncharacterized protein LOC115448828 (The sequence of the model RefSeq protein was modified relative to this genomic sequence to represent the inferred CDS: deleted 1 base in 1 codon) — protein sequence MPTIVTGGNGCPSAMASDQESCSDEEPDSEMLSDDLCLPDSDDDRQPRTVQTLSEDLQPLNSCIIRAPRKLFTNCRERWRQQNVSGAFAELRRLVPTHPPDKKLSKNEILRMAIRYIGLLCEVLEWQKTHGLSMNKENSASLAIKCESPLSPQSRRLLLKRPYYEDEGPRAKVFDSDQRCGNEENEETIFRRSCQRTSDQYKDRIIFGKDHLRVFKNQYYFPSRWRQNMPFRNIADRNGNNLLMIAPAQNGKDDGKNGQKDKDKDDGK from the exons GGTGTCCATCGGCCATGGCTTCAGACCAGGAGTCGTGTTCGGACGAGGAGCCCGACAGCGAGATGCTGAGCGATGATCTGTGTCTCCCAGACAGCGATGACGACCGGCAACCCAGGACTGTGCAG ACCCTGTCCGAGGACCTGCAGCCCCTGAACTCTTGCATCATCCGCGCACCTCGCAAGCTCTTCACGAACTGCCGCGAGCGCTGGCGGCAGCAGAACGTGTCGGGTGCGTTTGCTGAGCTCAGGAGACTGGTGCCGACCCACCCGCCTGACAAGAAGCTGTCCAAGAACGAGATATTGAGAATGGCTATTAG GTACATAGGCCTTCTTTGCGAAGTCTTGGAGTGGCAAAAGACTCACGGCCTATCCATGAACAAGGAAAACTCCGCATCTCTCGCCATCAAATGCGAATCACCTCTCAGTCCTCAATCTCGACGACTGCTCCTGAAGCGGCCTTATTACGAAGACGAAGGTCCTAGAGCTAAGGTCTTCGACAGCGACCAGAGGTGTGGTAACGAAGAGAATGAGGAAACTATCTTCCGAAGATCCTGCCAAAGGACTTCGGATCAGTACAAGGACAGA ATAATCTTCGGGAAGGACCATCTGAGAGTTTTTAAGAATCAGTACTACTTTCCTTCTAGATGGAGGCAGAATATGCCGTTCAGGAATATTGCTGATAGGAATGGTAATAATTTGTTGATGATAGCTCCCGCACAGAATGGTAAAGATGATGGTAAGAATGGTCAAAAAGACAAGGACAAGGACGATGGTAAATAA